The Pyxidicoccus sp. MSG2 DNA segment CTCTACTCGCGCAACAACCTGTTCCTCGGCGGGCCGGGCGGCACTTTCAATGGCTACAGCAGCGGCTCCGGGCGCACGCTGCACATTCCCGACCTGGTGACCACCAACTCCAGCCTGGACCATGATGGCTTCGGCTCCACCTCGGGCGAGTTCATCGGCAGTTGGGGGAGCACCCGCTTCTCCAACCTCGCTTCGCTGCGCGCCAACACCAGCGAGAAGAGCGCCGTGCAGGTGGACCTCGGCGTCTTCGCGGCGACCGTCGCATACCCGGCCGCGCCGATGACACAGTATGCGGCGCCCGACCTGCGCCTCCGCACGGGCTCGGCCGCGGAGAACGCGGGACAGGTCCTCCCAGGCATCACGGATGGCTTCAGCGGCGCCGCGCCGGACCTCGGTGCCCATGAGGTGGGCGCCGCGCTACCGGTGTACGGCCCTCGGCCCTGAGATTCCCAACGCGCAACCTTCACGGAGCCCCCGCGCGGGGGCATGCTGCCCTTCGATTGGCACCCCTGGAGGCCGTGTGATTCGTACCCGCTTCTCCCTCGCAACTGTCGCCGCCGTGTTCCTGACCGTCGCCCTCTCCCCCCTGGCCAATGCGGCCCCGGCCGGAGCGCGCGCGCAGGACGAAGCGGCCCTCCGCAAGCTCGTGGCCGACCAGACCGAGGCCTGGAACCGCCAGGACGCGGCGGCGTGGAGCAAGGACTTCACCGACGACGCCACCTTCATCAACATCGTCGGCACCATCTTCAGCGGCCGCGCCGAAATCGAGAAGCGACATGCCTTCGTCTTCGGCACCCTCTTCAAGGGCAGCCGCAGCGAGGTGACGGTGCGCAACCTCCTGTTCCTCGACGGAGGCGTGGCGGTGGTCGACACGGAGCACCAGGTGACCGGCTACGCGGGGCTGCCTCCGGGCGTCCAGGCCACCACGCCGGGCGTGCTGCGAACCCAGATGCGGTACGTGCTGAAGAAGACCCGCGGCCGGTGGCTCATCGTCGCGGGCCAGAACACCGACGTGAAGCCCGCGCCCGTCCCTGCCGGAAGCTCGCCGGCGCCTGCCGGGCATTGACGGCAGCGGCACCTGGGAGCACGGCCAGGGCAGGCGCGTGCCTCCCTCGCTGCCCTCGCGCCAGGGCGTCACCGGGTCGGCGCGCCGTCACTCCCGAAGGTGCACGGGCGCGGCCATAGCGTTGAGCGATGCCTGAGTGGTTCCATGCACCGGACTCCTGGCTTGCCCGGCTCGTGCTCCAGCGGGGCCTGGGACTCGGCTACCTCCTCGGCTTCCTCGTCGCGCTGGAACAATTCCGGCCGCTGCTCGGGGAGAAGGGCCTCCTCCCCGTCCCGCACTACCTCGCCAGGGTGCGCTTCCGCGACGCGCCGAGCGTGTTCCACTTCCGCTACTCCGACCGCCTGCTGGTCGCCGTTGCGCTCGTCGGCATCCTCCTGTCGCTCACCGTCGTGCTCGGGCTCCCCGACGCGTGGCCGGTGCCCCTCACGGTGGCCCTCTGGCTCGTGCTCTGGGCGCTCTACCTCTCCATCGTCAACGTCGGGCAGACCTTCTATTCCTTCGGCTGGGAGTCGCTCCTCCTGGAGGCCGGCTTCCTCGCGGCGTTCCTGGGCCCGGCCTGGAGCGCGGTGCCCGCCCCGCTCATCTGGCTCTTCCGCTGGCTGCTGTTCCGCGTCGAGTTCGGCGCCGGGCTCATCAAGCTGCGCGGCGACCCGTGCTGGCGTGACCTCTCCTGCCTCGACTACCACCACGAGACACAGCCGATGCCGAACCCGCTCTCGTGGTACTTCCATCGCCTGCCCGGGCCGCTGCACCGGGCCGAGGTGCTCGGGAGCCACTTCGCCCAGCTCGTCGCGCCCGTCCTCCTCTTCTTCCCTCAGCCCATCGCCACCTTCGCGGGGCTCTTCATCGCGCTCACGCAGGCGTGGCTCGTCCTGAGCGGCAACTACTCCTGGCTCAACTTCGTCACCATCGTCCTCGCCTTCTCCGCCTTCGACGATTCCCTGCTCGCGCGGGTGCTACCGCTCGAGCGCGCCGGGACGACCGTCGTCTCCTGGC contains these protein-coding regions:
- a CDS encoding SgcJ/EcaC family oxidoreductase; protein product: MIRTRFSLATVAAVFLTVALSPLANAAPAGARAQDEAALRKLVADQTEAWNRQDAAAWSKDFTDDATFINIVGTIFSGRAEIEKRHAFVFGTLFKGSRSEVTVRNLLFLDGGVAVVDTEHQVTGYAGLPPGVQATTPGVLRTQMRYVLKKTRGRWLIVAGQNTDVKPAPVPAGSSPAPAGH
- a CDS encoding lipase maturation factor family protein, yielding MPEWFHAPDSWLARLVLQRGLGLGYLLGFLVALEQFRPLLGEKGLLPVPHYLARVRFRDAPSVFHFRYSDRLLVAVALVGILLSLTVVLGLPDAWPVPLTVALWLVLWALYLSIVNVGQTFYSFGWESLLLEAGFLAAFLGPAWSAVPAPLIWLFRWLLFRVEFGAGLIKLRGDPCWRDLSCLDYHHETQPMPNPLSWYFHRLPGPLHRAEVLGSHFAQLVAPVLLFFPQPIATFAGLFIALTQAWLVLSGNYSWLNFVTIVLAFSAFDDSLLARVLPLERAGTTVVSWHDALVLAVSALVVALSYRPTRNLFSREQVMNASFEPLRLVNTYGAFGSITRERYEVVIEGTSDERITPDTQWREYEFRGKPTDPKRRPPQWAPYHLRLDWLMWFAALSPAYAPRWFRPFMVKLLQNDAATLRLLRRNPFPRHPPRAVRATLYLYRFTTWQERRDTGAWWERTRLGEYLPPMMLLG